The following proteins are encoded in a genomic region of Bacteroidota bacterium:
- a CDS encoding 2-oxoglutarate dehydrogenase E1 component: MDSFSYLNTIDPEMVEDLYQKFLKDPDSVDQSWKLFFDGYEFSRTNYSQSDSDVRVYPDEFKVINLINDYRQRGHLFTETNPVRKRRSYAPTLDIENYGLTAADQDKLFQAGTELGIGRSSLKDIVSHLKETYCRSVGSEYEYIRNTEIVKWIQNKIESSKNTYPFTLEDKHYILRKLGRAVFFEKFVHKRFPGQKRFSLEGAESLIPALDAIMELG, encoded by the coding sequence TGAAATGGTTGAGGATCTTTATCAGAAGTTTTTAAAAGATCCAGATTCTGTTGATCAAAGTTGGAAACTCTTTTTTGATGGATATGAGTTTTCGAGAACCAATTATTCGCAATCCGATAGTGATGTTCGCGTTTATCCCGACGAGTTCAAAGTCATCAATTTAATAAATGACTATCGCCAGCGTGGACATCTCTTCACGGAAACCAATCCTGTACGTAAACGTCGATCCTACGCTCCCACCCTCGATATCGAAAATTATGGATTAACTGCCGCAGATCAAGATAAACTTTTTCAAGCAGGAACAGAATTAGGCATTGGAAGAAGCAGTTTAAAAGATATTGTTTCTCATCTGAAAGAAACCTATTGCAGATCAGTTGGATCTGAATATGAGTACATAAGAAATACAGAAATTGTTAAGTGGATTCAAAACAAAATTGAGTCAAGTAAAAACACTTATCCATTCACTCTTGAAGACAAACATTATATATTAAGGAAACTTGGTAGAGCAGTATTTTTCGAAAAATTTGTACACAAACGATTTCCTGGTCAAAAACGCTTTTCATTAGAAGGAGCCGAATCTTTGATTCCTGCCTTGGATGCAATCATGGAGTTAGG